TCATATTTTTTCCTATCGTCATTGGCTGTCGGAAACCATCAGCCATCAGGTCCCATCAGAAGTCACACGATCATGATGATCGTAATTGTTTGATTCCACAGCCCTCTTTGCTGATTGCTGACCGCTGACTGCTGATAGCCAACTACATAGAAACAGGCGCGGAAATGCCTAAAAGTGTTAGTCCGTTTTTCAATACGCTTTGCACGCACCCAACCAAAATAAGCCGTGCGTACGTTTTTTCCATGTCCGACGGATCCAGTACTCGGTGTTGATTGTAATATGGATGAAAAAGTCCTGCCAGTTCATGTAGATAATGTGGAATGCGATGCGCTTCCCGAGCCTCCGCGCTCAGAAGCACGATTGATGGGAACTCGGCTAATTTCCGTATTAACTCGTGTTCCATCGGTTCTGTGAGTCGTTTTAGGGAGACATCTTCAATTGGCTTCGGTGTAATTCCCTGTTCATCTCCCTGCTCGAAAATGCTACAGCACCTTGCGTGCGCGTATTGAATGTAGAAGACTGGGTTCTCGCTGGCGTGTGTTACTGCCAATTCCATATTGAAATCGAGGTGCGTGTTATTGGCACGCATCAGGAAAAAATAGCGCGCAACATCCACAGCGAATTGCTCGTCGACAGTCTCCGCGAGTTCGTCAATGAGATCATCAAGAGTGAGAAACTGTCCGTGGCGTTTCGACATGTCTTGCCGTTTGCCCTCTGCATCGACGAGGTTGACCTGTTGAATGATAGAAATTTCGAGCCAACCGTCGGGTAAACCGAGTGCCTTGACGAAGTTTTTGAGGCGGGTGATATGTCCTTGATGATCCGGTCCGAGCAAATCAATAACTGTTGTGAATCCTCTATCGAACTTGTCGCGGTGATAGGCAGCATCTGGCACAAAATAGGTGTATTCGCCGTTGCTCCGGACAACGACGCAATCCTTGTCATCCCCAAAATCTGTCATCCGAAACCAGGTTGCACCTTCCGCTTCATAGAGATATTCCTTCTCGCGAAACACTTGAACGATCTCCTCCGGCTTTCCGCTGTCTCGAATCGCTTTCTCACTTGACCAGACATCGAAATTGACACCGAAACGTTCTAAAGATGTTTTTTGCTGTGCTAAGATGTGGGCAATGCCTTTGTCCCGGAACGTTGCCACTCGCTCTTTTATCTCAAGTTGAAGATAGACATCACCTTCTGTGTCAGCTACAGTTTGTCCGAATTCCCGAAGATATTCCCCTTGATAGCCGCCCTCCGGAATTTCTAAACCCTCTTCACCGAGTGCCTGCCGATAACGGACATCAATTGATTCACCGAGGCGTTCCACCTGTCCACCGGCATCATTGACGTAGTATT
Above is a genomic segment from Candidatus Poribacteria bacterium containing:
- the argS gene encoding arginine--tRNA ligase gives rise to the protein MDTIKSEIYDLIEGAIDAAVAAGELTILEVPKIPFSPTKMPEHGDIATPIALGLAKQARMAPRKIAEIIVTHINLDAHPTIRQIDIAGAGFINIHLADDWLYDTLQIIAAMQAGYGTCNKGEGKQLQVEFVSANPTGPINIVSGRAAAVGDTLVNLLNAIGYNAIREYYVNDAGGQVERLGESIDVRYRQALGEEGLEIPEGGYQGEYLREFGQTVADTEGDVYLQLEIKERVATFRDKGIAHILAQQKTSLERFGVNFDVWSSEKAIRDSGKPEEIVQVFREKEYLYEAEGATWFRMTDFGDDKDCVVVRSNGEYTYFVPDAAYHRDKFDRGFTTVIDLLGPDHQGHITRLKNFVKALGLPDGWLEISIIQQVNLVDAEGKRQDMSKRHGQFLTLDDLIDELAETVDEQFAVDVARYFFLMRANNTHLDFNMELAVTHASENPVFYIQYAHARCCSIFEQGDEQGITPKPIEDVSLKRLTEPMEHELIRKLAEFPSIVLLSAEAREAHRIPHYLHELAGLFHPYYNQHRVLDPSDMEKTYARLILVGCVQSVLKNGLTLLGISAPVSM